The region TATTAAATGACGTTTACTGGAGTCTCTTTGCCCACAACACCCCAAGAACGGTAACTGATTAACTACTCTGAAAGGCGCCACAATGGCGCCTCTTTTTTCTGAATACAACGCTAAACACTACTGGTACTGAGCCGCTGTAATAAACTCGCCAAAAGCCTCGCACCAGACAATCACAGTATTGTAATCTGCCGGATTGATTTGCTTAGGTACATCGACCACAAAGTTGCTAAAAGTTTTGATATCACCGACTTCAACCATGCTAGTTTTGAGGCGATTAAAGTCAGCTTCAGTTTCCACAAACTGAGGAGACAGGTATAAGCGATAATCCGGCCCGGGCGCGAGCTCGCCAAGCAGGGTAATGTGCTCTTTACCGATAGATACCATTCCTTCACCCCAATGCAGTGCATCGCTGTCTTGCAACGACTTTCGAAACTGCGCTGAATAGTCAGCGCCAAGGGATGCAGCGGTAACAGCCCCCTCATTAGGTGCAGGAGGGGCGGTTAGAATAGGTAACATATAAATACCAGCTGCAAAGCCAGCAAACCCAACCACACCATGTGTGATCAATAAAACCAGTGTACGTAAAGTCATTCATTGCTCCTCAGGTCCTTTGACTGGGCTGCGACTTTATGAAGCATGGACCATTTATTCGTCACCCAGGAGATGCTTGTGTCTCTTTTGTAGTATAAATATAACGATTGAATACATAACGCCAGGGTATGGCCAGAATAGGCAGTATCACCAGTACAAAAGCAAATGTGGTTTCCTCAAGGCCGGAGCCAACTAACCTATCTGCCTGCCACAACGGATATGCGACCAGTACCAGCCATATCAATTTGTATACTATCTCCAGCAGCAGGACAGGGATCATGTGTACCGGACGAAAAATCCCCACCACAGCGAGCACAGAAAACGCCGCCCACACACTCCAGGCCATTGCTTCATTTTCCTCCCAGACTCCTTCATAAGTTAATATGTGTCCCCAGACATCCAGCCCAAGTACAAAGGCCATCAGGATATAAATTAGACGCATAAAGTAGATATTGAAAGGTCGGATCCCATCATAGTGTGGGCTTTTGGCAAATAGCGTTTTCCACATAGTATGCTTCCTTATATTATGATAATTGACGAGACAGAACCGCAAGCTCCATTACGCCATCAAAACAACGACTAATTTTTGAGCACACCATTTGTAATTACAAGTCTCAATTGTAAGATTTATTTGCCAAAAGCGGTTACACATTAATTAAAATGCGTAACCCACGTTGAATGTAAGCGCAGCCCCACTCTCAAATCTGTCTCCTGAAGACCAGGAGTTCTCTGTACGCTCATAGTAGCCTACACCTATGCCAAAGTCCCACCCCCGGCTTGCAAAACCATTGGCTCGATAATTAAGCGTCAGCCCCGCGATATCTGTATGTGAGCCAAAGATGCCAAAAAAGCGGCTAACGACGGCACCCACGGCGACCTTTTTATCGTCTGAAAACGCAGTGCTAAAGCCTAGCCCAGCGCCCAGTATCCCCGCGGACACATAGTATTTAGTATCACCCTCTATGGCATTTAACTGTGCTCCTAAAAAGCCATATTGAGTCCCAATTCCAGTTGCGACTTGAAATTCAACAGCCTGTGCGTTTAATGCACCGCACAGCAATAAAGGAGCAAAGAAGTGGTGTTTTGTTATTTTCATAGTTGTAGAATACTTAAGGTAAAACCTTATAATACAACAACTAAAAATTTCACCCCAGAGAAATCCCCCTTTTTGGGAACTCTTTGTTTTGCTATTTTTGCAATACTATATGGTGTATCACTGCGACCTAACAGTCACGCCTGATAATACGCCAGAAAGAAAGCCACTGTATCCTCTGTCAATTCCTCAATTTGTACATTCGTTAATGCTGGCTGCTGGTGTAAGATCTGTGGCCAGAACGCCTGCCCCTTTAGCAAACTGATCAACTGAGCATGTGCTTTATGCGGTTCAACCTGACGCAGTCGACCAGTTAAAACGGCCTGCTTTATCCAGCGGATTAACGCAGTTTCCTGCTCGAAAAATTCGCTCATTTCAGCGGTAAAAATATCAGGGTTAAACAGACAATACCCAATCGCTACCCGGGTAAGCTCCTGCAAATTTTGGTTACTCAGAAAGTCCAGTTCATTTTTTAATAAGGCGGCTAACTGTACATCCAGCGCAATATCTGCCTGATACTCAATATCACAGGTGAGGATATTCTGACGCCAAATCTCTTTGATTATGTGGGTAACTAACTGTTCCTTGCTCTCGAAGTGATTGTAAACGGTGCGTTTCGAAACCTGAGCTGTCTGTGCAATCTTGTCCATACTGGTGTCGCTGACACCATATTGCTGAAAGGCGCTCAGGGCTCCATCAATAATAGCCTGGCGTTTCAGCATGCTGCGGGTAACTTTAACGGTCATAGTATTGAGTTATTTTCTATGGCTTATACTGAGGGTATTTTTACACTAGCTAGTTTACTTTTCAATAAAGTGCGTACTTAAGCGATCTAGGACGACATCAAACTACCGGTAACTGTGAAGATCCCTTAACTTCTTTGAGTGAAATGCTCGATCGAATCGATGAAACCCCTTTGAGTTTTCTGAGCACAGAATCAACAAACTTACTGTAATCATCAAGGTCGCGTGCAACAACGTGTAGCAAAAAGTCCGCCTCCCCTGTTGTATTGTGGCATGACAGTACATAGTCACAATGTCGGATTACTTGCTCAAAGGCATAGGTTGTTTCCTCATCGTGTGCAATATAGGTTAGCTGAACGAATGCGACAACGCCAAAGCCCAGGCTCTGTCGATTCAGACGAGCCTGATATCCTTCGATCACGCCCGCTTCTTCCAGCTTTTTTACCCGACGCCAACATGGTGTTTCACTCAGCGACAGCTCATCCGCCAGCTTGGCGTTGGTCAGTCGACCATCTTGCTGCAAACGCGCCAAAATTCGTTTATCTATCTTATCTAAGGTGTACATAGAAAGAACTCTCTAATTTAACCAATCTTAATAGAAGAGTATTTCACAACTGATGTCTTTTCCACTTTCAAAAGCAAGGTAATTTCACATCGCTGACGTATAGTTTTTTAAACACTCAATCAGCTTGTCCTTACAGGAGTCACAAATGAAAGCCATTGTTTACGAGAGTTTTTCAGCTTTACCGATACTCACTCAAGTGCCAGACCCTGAGCCAGCCTCACACGGTGTTGTAGTTAAAGTAAAAGCGACTGGGATTTGCCGGAGTGACTGGCACGGGTGGATGGGACACGATCCAGGTATTGAATTACCCCATGTGCCTGGGCATGAATTTTCAGGTGTCATTGAAGCAGTGGGCAAAGAGGTAAGACATTTCAAGGTAGGTGAGCGCGTCACAGTTCCTTTTATCAATGCCTGTGGAACCTGTGTCGATTGTAACGCAGGTGACCATCAGGTCTGCCCAAATCAAACCCAGCCCGGATTTACTCACTGGGGCTCTTTTGCAGAATATGTCACGGTAGACCACGCAGATACGAATCTAGTCCACCTGCCTCAACAGATAGACTTTGCAACAGCAGCCAGTTTGGGCTGCCGATTTGTTACTTCGTTCAGAGCGGTTGTAGATCAAGGTAAGGTTCAAGCCGGACAGTGGGTCGTTGTACATGGTTGCGGAGGGGTTGGGCTTTCAGCAATAATGATAGCCAATGCAGCAGGCGCTAATGTTATTGCTGTCGATATCTCAGACCAAGCTCTATCGCTTGCAAAACAGGTAGGTGCTGCGATTACATTGAACGCAAGAACAACACAAAACCTACCGCAAGCTATCATTGAATTAACACAAGGTGGTGCGCATGTATCGCTCGACGCACTTGGACATTCAACCACCTGCATAAACTCAATCAACAGTCTGCGTAACCGTGGCAAACATATTCAGGTAGGATTATTAATGGCAGACCATGCGAAACCAAACCTGCCAATGGACAAAGTGATCGCCCAAGAGCTTGAAATCATAGGCAGTCATGGTATGCAGGCATACCGCTATGAGGCAATGTTGCAAATGATCTTGTCAGGAAAATTACAGCCCGAACAGCTGATTGGCCGTAAGGTTGATCTGGCCAGTTCAATTAATATCCTGACGACCATGGATGAAATAAGGCTACCTGGTGTCACCGTAATCACTGAGTTTTAAATACGAGTGTATTTCACTCAGCTCCTGCAAGATGCGCATAAATATGGTTGTTAGGGTAGTGTTAATGCCAACTCCCACAATCATATTTGTATTCGTCATTAAGCTGAGTTTAACAAAGCCAAGCGCGTACGGGTGCTGAGCGACTTTTTATTGGCCCACAGTGGACGAGCGGCATGTTCGGAAACCCAGTAACAGAACGTCTGATTTTTTGATGAATTTAACGCAAATATTCTAACTTGTATCATCAAACAGCAATAATCTTGATACACTATAACACTATTGCAATTTTATGAATTTAGACGCTTTATGACTCCCTCTATGCTAAAAAATGCAGCGGCGTTGTGTGCACTGCTATGTGCAGCACCCGTACTGTCACATTCTCATCAGGATCAGACAACATCAAAGCAAACGCTGCGCGTTGCAACCTGGAATATTGAACACCTTTCTGCATCAGACAACACGGGCTGTAAGCCTCGAAGTGCAAAAGACATTCAGGCCCTTAAACAGTATGCTCAGTCGCTTAACGCAGATGTGATTGCGCTACAGGAAGTCGCTTCTGCTGCTGCCGTAAGTCAGGTTTTTTCGGATAAGTACTGGCATATCGTCATGTCGGACAGAGCCGACAGTAAAACCTATGCCTGCCGTAAAAGTGGTAACGACTCAACGCAACAAAAAGTGGCCTTCGTGGTGAAAAAGTCCCTGACCATCGATAAAGTCGTCCAGCATAGTACTTTCTCAGCTGTTAAACCGGGCCTCAGAAATGGCCTTGAGATCCAGCTCAATTATCAGGGCGAAGCACTTCACCTATTGAACGTGCACCTGAAAAGTGGCTGCTTTGTAGATGACTACAAGCGCTCCGACAAAGAAGCTTGTAAGATACTTTCGCAACAAGCGCCTATTTTAGATAACTGGGTCGAGAAAAAAGCCAAAGCGCAAGCCAACTTCATCGTGCTGGGTGACTTTAACCACAGGTTAACTGCGCCTTACAACCGTTTGAGCAGAGATCTGTATTACCCTCAGGGTGCTGCAAATGCCCATCCGAATAATATGGATAAAGCCCCCGTGTTCAACGCAAATCAAATGCTAACCGGTTGCCACCCCTACTATCCGGCACCGATTGATCATATTCTTGTGGCTAAGTCCATGAAAGAAAACTATCAGGCAGGCAGTGCTCAGTTTCACTACTTTGCTGACATGACCCCAGACAATATGCTTGCAGATCATTGCGCTTTAAGTATCGACCTGAAGTAACAC is a window of Pseudoalteromonas sp. R3 DNA encoding:
- a CDS encoding DM13 domain-containing protein, which translates into the protein MTLRTLVLLITHGVVGFAGFAAGIYMLPILTAPPAPNEGAVTAASLGADYSAQFRKSLQDSDALHWGEGMVSIGKEHITLLGELAPGPDYRLYLSPQFVETEADFNRLKTSMVEVGDIKTFSNFVVDVPKQINPADYNTVIVWCEAFGEFITAAQYQ
- a CDS encoding TetR/AcrR family transcriptional regulator, producing MTVKVTRSMLKRQAIIDGALSAFQQYGVSDTSMDKIAQTAQVSKRTVYNHFESKEQLVTHIIKEIWRQNILTCDIEYQADIALDVQLAALLKNELDFLSNQNLQELTRVAIGYCLFNPDIFTAEMSEFFEQETALIRWIKQAVLTGRLRQVEPHKAHAQLISLLKGQAFWPQILHQQPALTNVQIEELTEDTVAFFLAYYQA
- a CDS encoding Lrp/AsnC family transcriptional regulator, producing the protein MYTLDKIDKRILARLQQDGRLTNAKLADELSLSETPCWRRVKKLEEAGVIEGYQARLNRQSLGFGVVAFVQLTYIAHDEETTYAFEQVIRHCDYVLSCHNTTGEADFLLHVVARDLDDYSKFVDSVLRKLKGVSSIRSSISLKEVKGSSQLPVV
- a CDS encoding zinc-dependent alcohol dehydrogenase family protein, which translates into the protein MKAIVYESFSALPILTQVPDPEPASHGVVVKVKATGICRSDWHGWMGHDPGIELPHVPGHEFSGVIEAVGKEVRHFKVGERVTVPFINACGTCVDCNAGDHQVCPNQTQPGFTHWGSFAEYVTVDHADTNLVHLPQQIDFATAASLGCRFVTSFRAVVDQGKVQAGQWVVVHGCGGVGLSAIMIANAAGANVIAVDISDQALSLAKQVGAAITLNARTTQNLPQAIIELTQGGAHVSLDALGHSTTCINSINSLRNRGKHIQVGLLMADHAKPNLPMDKVIAQELEIIGSHGMQAYRYEAMLQMILSGKLQPEQLIGRKVDLASSINILTTMDEIRLPGVTVITEF
- a CDS encoding endonuclease/exonuclease/phosphatase family protein, with the protein product MLKNAAALCALLCAAPVLSHSHQDQTTSKQTLRVATWNIEHLSASDNTGCKPRSAKDIQALKQYAQSLNADVIALQEVASAAAVSQVFSDKYWHIVMSDRADSKTYACRKSGNDSTQQKVAFVVKKSLTIDKVVQHSTFSAVKPGLRNGLEIQLNYQGEALHLLNVHLKSGCFVDDYKRSDKEACKILSQQAPILDNWVEKKAKAQANFIVLGDFNHRLTAPYNRLSRDLYYPQGAANAHPNNMDKAPVFNANQMLTGCHPYYPAPIDHILVAKSMKENYQAGSAQFHYFADMTPDNMLADHCALSIDLK